aacagagaggaagagaggaactTATACGTCACCACCGTGACAAATCCTTCACAACATCTGGATCTTTAAAAATTCATCAAAGAGTTCAaactggagagaaaccatacagctgtgaccactgtgagaaaacatttttgcgCTGCAGTGCCCTCAAAGCCCATCAACGCATTCACATTGAAGGGGAACTGTCCAGTTTTTTCCAAAGTGGGAAGGATTTCACAGAGTCAGGGAcctcaaaaaaacaagacattgacacagcagagaaactgtttagctgtgatcaatgtgagAAAGCTTTCACCACTCTACGTAGCTTAAAAAGTCACCAGCgtgttcacactgcagagaagtCGCACTGCTGTGACCAATGTGGGAAAACCTTTTCGCAACGCACGTCCCTTGAAACTCACCAAAgaattcacacaggagagaaaccgtacagctgtgatcaatgtggcaaagcttTCACACAGTCAAATCACTTGAAAACCCATCAACgcagtcacacaggagagaaaccgtacagctgtaatcaatgtggcaaagcttTCACACAGTCAAATCACTTGAAAGCCCATCAACgcagtcacacaggagagaaaccgtacagctgtgatcaatgtggcaaagcttTCACACGATCAGATTACTTGAAAACCCATCAACGCaatcacacaggagagaaaccgtacagctgtgatcaatgtggcaaagcttTCAAATGGTTAAGTAGCCTGAAAACGCATCAACGCAGTCACACAG
The sequence above is drawn from the Epinephelus moara isolate mb unplaced genomic scaffold, YSFRI_EMoa_1.0 scaffold1891, whole genome shotgun sequence genome and encodes:
- the LOC126387077 gene encoding zinc finger protein 271-like, whose product is EQRGREELIRHHRDKSFTTSGSLKIHQRVQTGEKPYSCDHCEKTFLRCSALKAHQRIHIEGELSSFFQSGKDFTESGTSKKQDIDTAEKLFSCDQCEKAFTTLRSLKSHQRVHTAEKSHCCDQCGKTFSQRTSLETHQRIHTGEKPYSCDQCGKAFTQSNHLKTHQRSHTGEKPYSCNQCGKAFTQSNHLKAHQRSHTGEKPYSCDQCGKAFTRSDYLKTHQRNHTGEKPYSCDQCGKAFKWLSSLKTHQRSHTEEKPYSCDQCGKAFTQSHNLKAHQRSHTGEIPYSCDKCGKAFTQFSNLKSHQRSHTGEKPYVCDQCGKKFSQTRVLLTHKHIHTGVKRYRCDQCGKSFARSGVLKHHQRIHTGEKPYSCDQCGKAFALSGALKGHQRIHTGEKPYSCDQCGKAFARSGVLKNHQRIHTGEKPYSCDQCGKAFALSGALKSHQRIHTGEKPYWCDQCGRLFARCSQLRTHQCRHAGENPYSCD